One genomic segment of [Phormidium] sp. ETS-05 includes these proteins:
- a CDS encoding Uma2 family endonuclease translates to MSDILTAIELPPPFPDHTQLPDKDDNFVKNFQEHPQSIILTDSLTPVLEQIHPDGQYAIGQNCGIYWRETDPPQAGAVAPDWFYVPNVPPKLDGQIRRSYVLWRELRAPLIALELASGNGDEERDKTPLAIPSSDTTQKPGKFWVYEQIIRILYYGIYEITTGNLEVYHWRDFAYQKMSPNDRSHYPIPLLGVELGLWQGTYQNQEQVWLRWWDTEGNLLLTGWERVEIERAAAERERTRAEEAEQQAEQERTRAEEAERKADRLAEKLRAMGIDPDEEV, encoded by the coding sequence ATGAGCGATATATTAACAGCAATAGAACTACCACCGCCATTTCCAGACCACACCCAACTGCCAGACAAAGACGATAACTTTGTGAAAAACTTTCAGGAGCATCCCCAAAGCATTATTCTGACAGATTCATTAACGCCAGTTTTAGAGCAAATCCACCCAGACGGACAATATGCCATAGGCCAAAATTGCGGCATCTACTGGAGAGAAACCGACCCACCACAAGCGGGAGCCGTTGCCCCAGATTGGTTCTACGTGCCCAACGTACCGCCAAAACTAGATGGGCAAATCCGCCGCTCTTACGTGCTGTGGCGAGAATTACGAGCGCCGTTAATTGCCTTAGAATTGGCTAGCGGTAACGGTGATGAAGAACGGGATAAAACTCCTTTGGCAATTCCCTCATCAGACACCACCCAAAAACCGGGCAAGTTTTGGGTGTACGAGCAAATCATCAGGATTCTGTACTACGGGATTTATGAAATCACCACGGGCAACTTAGAGGTTTATCATTGGCGGGATTTTGCTTATCAGAAAATGTCGCCGAACGATCGTTCGCATTATCCGATTCCACTATTAGGCGTGGAATTGGGATTGTGGCAAGGGACCTACCAGAATCAGGAGCAAGTTTGGCTGCGCTGGTGGGATACAGAGGGTAATTTGTTGCTCACCGGTTGGGAGCGGGTGGAAATCGAGCGCGCTGCAGCGGAACGGGAGCGGACCCGCGCCGAAGAGGCGGAGCAACAAGCCGAGCAAGAGCGGACCCGTGCTGAGGAGGCGGAACGGAAAGCCGATCGTCTGGCGGAGAAACTCCGTGCAATGGGAATTGACCCCGATGAGGAGGTTTAA
- a CDS encoding GNAT family N-acetyltransferase, whose protein sequence is MGLESDKQQLLPPEKLNSSHQIDNFDSGNSQLNDWLKRRALKNESGGASRTYVVCVGQVVIAYYCLANGAVAQTIATGKVRRNMPNPIPVMVIGRLAVDRHWQSQGIGRALLRDAILRTLQAAEIAGIRAILVHAISEEAKQFYEKCGFTASPIEPMTLMVTVDEARYALGLLP, encoded by the coding sequence GTGGGATTAGAATCAGATAAACAGCAGCTTTTACCACCTGAGAAACTTAATTCGTCACATCAAATTGATAATTTTGACTCAGGAAACAGTCAGCTCAATGACTGGCTGAAACGTCGGGCTTTAAAAAATGAGTCCGGGGGGGCTTCGCGGACTTATGTTGTCTGTGTTGGGCAAGTAGTTATTGCTTATTACTGTCTGGCGAATGGGGCAGTGGCACAAACCATAGCCACGGGGAAAGTGCGGCGGAATATGCCGAACCCAATTCCGGTGATGGTAATTGGACGACTGGCAGTCGATCGGCACTGGCAAAGCCAAGGCATCGGGCGGGCCTTGTTGCGAGATGCCATTTTGCGCACCCTGCAAGCTGCTGAGATTGCTGGTATTCGAGCCATTCTCGTCCACGCTATTTCTGAAGAGGCCAAGCAGTTTTATGAAAAGTGCGGGTTTACCGCTTCACCCATCGAGCCGATGACACTAATGGTGACGGTTGACGAGGCTCGTTATGCACTTGGTTTGCTCCCATAA